The Chryseobacterium sp. 52 genome includes a region encoding these proteins:
- a CDS encoding GH92 family glycosyl hydrolase, whose protein sequence is MKKRLAVFSLFIAQIIYSQNYTQYVNPFIGTGGHGHTFPGAIVPFGMVQLSPDTRIDGSWDGCSGYHYSDCVIYGFSHTHLNGTGVSDYGDIMLMPTMGNPSLDHKDYSSKFSHKNEKASAGFYSVKLDKNNINVRLTTTKRVGYHEYTFNNAGKANIILDLNHRDKLLEGEVKIIDDKTIEVFRRSEAWATNQHIYARIEFSKPMKISKKEVNGKQENLFFTGTKLALAFSADVKKGEKISIKVAISPTGYEGTEKNMLAEGQSNDFETVKKQADADWNKELSKIEVKSDDKDKLSVFYTALYHVFTQPNINMDADGKYRGRDHKLYTANGFDYYSVFSLWDTFRAAHPLMTLIDRKRTADFVNTFIKQYEQGGKLPVWELASNETECMIGYHSVSVIADAMAKGIKGFDYEKAFEASKNSAMLDIFGLNAYKQNNYISIDDEHESVSKTVEYAYDDWCIAQMAKILGKKEDYQYFMKRSQNWKNLYNPNSGFMQPRKNGNWYEPFDAREVNNNYTEGNSWHYSYSVQQDIPGLIAAHGGKEKFEQFIDAIFAAPDKTTGREQVDITGLMGQYAQGNEPSHHIAYLYNYVGKPEKTDAKIKYILDHFYKNTPDGLIGNEDCGQMSAWYILSAMGIYAVTPGLPEWQTTTPYFDEVKIHLEDGTTKVITKNTGKSELQKLGFESINPVKDFKYSQQTAAPVIAAERIFDFSAKVEITPLNTNDKLYYMTMDESDANKRKTFTAYKGPFTISKTTQVLTYAERNGEKSSITTGNFNRRPNHWDISIHSKATPQYTANGKLALIDGINGDINWRKGEWHGYQGQDFEAVIDLKSPQQITKLSSTYLQDSRAWILMPKKVEYFASMNGTDFILLKTIDNTIDAKDEKVQIKDFGTEILPTEARYMKVKAYYFGKLPEWHQGAGGEAYIFIDEISVK, encoded by the coding sequence ATGAAAAAAAGACTGGCCGTTTTCTCATTATTCATTGCTCAGATCATATATTCCCAAAATTATACGCAATATGTAAATCCTTTTATCGGAACCGGAGGCCACGGTCATACATTTCCGGGAGCTATTGTTCCTTTCGGAATGGTACAGCTTTCACCGGATACGAGGATAGACGGAAGCTGGGACGGATGCAGCGGTTATCATTATTCGGATTGTGTGATTTATGGTTTTTCCCATACCCACCTCAACGGAACCGGAGTTTCAGATTATGGCGATATTATGCTGATGCCTACGATGGGAAATCCAAGTCTGGATCACAAAGACTATTCATCAAAATTTTCTCATAAAAACGAAAAAGCTTCTGCAGGATTTTATTCAGTCAAATTAGACAAAAACAATATCAATGTCCGCCTGACTACGACTAAAAGAGTTGGTTATCATGAATATACATTTAACAATGCCGGAAAAGCCAATATCATTCTGGACCTCAACCACAGGGATAAACTGCTGGAGGGTGAGGTAAAGATCATTGATGATAAAACCATTGAAGTTTTCAGAAGAAGTGAAGCCTGGGCTACCAATCAGCATATCTACGCCAGAATTGAATTTTCAAAACCAATGAAAATTTCAAAAAAAGAAGTTAATGGGAAGCAGGAAAACCTGTTTTTCACAGGGACAAAACTGGCTCTGGCTTTTTCTGCCGACGTTAAAAAAGGTGAAAAGATCAGTATAAAAGTGGCCATTTCTCCAACGGGTTATGAAGGAACGGAAAAAAATATGCTCGCAGAAGGACAGTCTAATGATTTTGAAACCGTAAAAAAGCAGGCTGATGCGGACTGGAATAAAGAACTTTCAAAAATTGAAGTAAAATCTGATGATAAAGACAAACTAAGTGTTTTTTACACCGCTCTCTATCATGTTTTTACGCAACCGAATATCAATATGGATGCTGACGGAAAATACAGAGGCAGAGACCATAAGCTTTATACCGCAAACGGCTTTGATTATTATTCTGTGTTCTCACTTTGGGATACGTTCAGAGCTGCCCATCCGCTGATGACTCTGATTGACAGAAAAAGAACCGCAGATTTTGTGAATACATTTATCAAACAGTATGAGCAGGGTGGAAAACTTCCGGTTTGGGAACTGGCCTCCAATGAAACAGAATGCATGATTGGCTACCACTCTGTTTCTGTCATCGCCGATGCAATGGCTAAAGGTATTAAGGGTTTTGATTATGAAAAAGCTTTTGAAGCGTCTAAAAATTCAGCCATGCTGGATATTTTTGGTTTAAATGCTTATAAACAAAACAATTATATCAGTATTGATGATGAACACGAAAGTGTTTCCAAAACAGTAGAATATGCTTATGACGACTGGTGTATTGCACAAATGGCTAAGATTTTAGGCAAAAAAGAAGATTATCAGTACTTCATGAAGCGTTCTCAGAACTGGAAGAACCTTTATAATCCAAACAGCGGCTTTATGCAGCCGAGAAAGAACGGAAACTGGTATGAACCTTTTGATGCAAGGGAAGTCAACAACAATTATACGGAAGGAAATTCCTGGCATTATTCCTATTCTGTACAGCAGGATATTCCGGGACTGATCGCTGCACATGGCGGAAAAGAAAAGTTTGAACAGTTTATTGATGCTATTTTTGCAGCCCCAGACAAAACAACCGGCAGAGAGCAGGTAGACATTACAGGACTGATGGGACAGTATGCACAAGGGAATGAGCCAAGTCATCATATTGCCTATCTGTACAATTATGTAGGAAAGCCGGAAAAAACCGATGCCAAAATCAAATATATCCTTGATCATTTTTATAAAAATACTCCGGACGGGCTTATCGGAAACGAAGACTGCGGCCAGATGAGTGCCTGGTATATTTTGAGCGCTATGGGAATTTACGCTGTCACACCGGGACTTCCGGAATGGCAAACGACAACTCCTTACTTTGATGAGGTTAAAATCCATCTGGAAGACGGTACCACGAAAGTGATTACTAAGAATACCGGCAAATCTGAACTTCAAAAACTCGGTTTTGAAAGTATCAATCCAGTGAAGGATTTTAAATATAGCCAGCAGACGGCAGCCCCTGTTATTGCAGCAGAAAGAATTTTTGATTTCTCTGCCAAAGTTGAGATCACTCCTTTGAATACGAATGATAAGCTGTATTATATGACAATGGATGAAAGTGATGCCAATAAGAGAAAAACCTTTACGGCTTATAAAGGACCGTTCACGATCAGTAAAACGACTCAGGTTCTGACCTACGCGGAAAGAAATGGTGAAAAAAGTTCTATCACGACTGGTAATTTTAACAGAAGACCTAATCATTGGGACATTAGTATTCATTCAAAAGCGACTCCGCAGTATACGGCTAATGGAAAGCTGGCCCTGATTGACGGAATTAACGGTGATATCAACTGGAGAAAAGGTGAATGGCACGGTTATCAGGGACAGGATTTTGAAGCTGTGATTGATCTGAAATCTCCACAGCAGATTACGAAATTATCTTCTACCTATCTTCAGGACAGCAGAGCATGGATTCTGATGCCTAAAAAAGTGGAATATTTCGCTTCGATGAACGGGACAGATTTTATTCTTCTGAAAACCATTGATAATACTATTGATGCGAAAGACGAGAAAGTACAGATCAAAGATTTCGGAACAGAAATCCTTCCGACTGAAGCCCGTTACATGAAGGTAAAAGCGTATTACTTTGGAAAACTTCCAGAGTGGCACCAGGGCGCTGGCGGTGAAGCGTATATCTTTATTGATGAAATTTCTGTGAAATAG
- a CDS encoding BON domain-containing protein: MKKTIATAALAVAISFGAVSCKKKISDADLQTQATTIVTSNPNASVEVKEGVAHLSGTFADQQSKDAMITKLKAISGVKEVMDMSTVAAPVIAAPVETTSAVDPAVQKKVQDAVKDFPSVKVEVVNGQLTLTGNVSGLQARKIKESVDALKIGKYNNNLVVK, encoded by the coding sequence ATGAAAAAAACTATCGCAACGGCTGCATTAGCTGTAGCTATTTCTTTTGGAGCGGTTTCTTGCAAAAAGAAAATTTCTGATGCCGATCTTCAGACTCAGGCTACAACAATCGTAACTTCTAATCCCAATGCTTCTGTGGAAGTAAAAGAAGGAGTGGCTCATTTAAGCGGAACTTTCGCTGACCAGCAGTCTAAAGATGCTATGATTACAAAATTGAAAGCAATCAGCGGAGTAAAGGAAGTAATGGATATGTCTACTGTGGCTGCACCTGTAATTGCTGCACCAGTTGAAACTACATCTGCTGTAGATCCTGCAGTTCAGAAAAAAGTTCAGGATGCTGTTAAAGATTTCCCTTCTGTAAAAGTAGAAGTTGTAAACGGACAGCTGACGCTTACAGGAAATGTTTCTGGTCTTCAGGCTAGAAAAATCAAAGAATCTGTAGATGCTTTGAAAATCGGAAAGTATAACAATAACCTAGTCGTAAAATAA
- a CDS encoding SH3 domain-containing protein has product MSTLQDKYSSVVSAAQSAGISNLQVQEQDGILYVSGSASNTAAKDAVWNALGTIDSTYSASDINIDVQVAGLTSGAALTVATEDSNLNIRQEPSTEAAVVGKAAKGSSVTLIEQTSDDWWKVKTDDGQEGYAYSRYLKA; this is encoded by the coding sequence ATGAGCACATTACAAGATAAATATTCAAGTGTAGTTTCAGCGGCACAGTCTGCAGGAATTTCTAATCTTCAGGTTCAGGAGCAGGATGGTATCCTTTATGTTTCAGGAAGTGCTTCCAATACAGCAGCAAAAGATGCGGTATGGAATGCTTTGGGAACTATTGATTCTACCTATTCAGCTTCGGACATCAATATTGACGTACAGGTTGCTGGATTAACTTCTGGTGCTGCTTTAACAGTCGCTACGGAAGATTCTAATCTGAACATCAGACAGGAGCCTTCTACTGAAGCTGCTGTAGTAGGAAAAGCGGCAAAAGGTTCATCTGTAACTTTGATCGAGCAGACTTCTGATGACTGGTGGAAAGTAAAGACTGATGACGGTCAGGAAGGATATGCGTATTCAAGATATTTAAAAGCATAA
- a CDS encoding phytanoyl-CoA dioxygenase family protein produces the protein MTKKYLQNHKKYILEKGFTVINSVFSDDEIEKITETIKKADTSRENFRKSDDLFAVRQFLKEIPKVKDLIFNDTVKTIIRELFGEKYFTVKSIYFDKPETSNWYVAYHQDLTISVDKKLEMEGFGPWTTKYNQFAVQPPLSILENIYSIRIHLDNTDEYNGALKVVPGSHAKGICRPETIDWSTETERICSVEKGGIMIIKPLILHGSNRTTNGKRRRVIHIEFSDRELPEGLQWSERIN, from the coding sequence ATGACAAAAAAATATCTACAGAATCATAAAAAATATATTCTGGAAAAAGGTTTTACTGTTATCAATTCTGTCTTTTCCGATGATGAGATTGAAAAAATAACAGAGACCATTAAAAAAGCTGATACATCAAGAGAAAATTTCAGGAAATCTGATGATCTTTTTGCGGTAAGACAGTTCTTGAAAGAAATTCCTAAAGTTAAGGATCTGATATTTAACGATACGGTTAAAACGATTATCAGAGAACTTTTCGGAGAAAAATATTTTACGGTAAAAAGTATTTATTTTGATAAACCGGAAACTTCAAACTGGTATGTTGCCTATCATCAGGATCTGACGATTTCAGTAGATAAAAAACTTGAAATGGAGGGTTTTGGACCCTGGACGACAAAGTATAATCAATTTGCCGTACAGCCGCCCCTGTCAATTCTTGAAAATATATACAGCATCAGGATTCATCTCGATAACACGGATGAATATAACGGAGCACTGAAAGTAGTTCCCGGATCTCACGCCAAAGGGATCTGCAGACCGGAAACCATTGACTGGAGTACCGAGACCGAAAGAATCTGTAGCGTAGAAAAAGGGGGGATTATGATCATTAAACCTTTAATCCTTCACGGTTCCAACAGAACAACGAACGGAAAGAGAAGAAGAGTAATCCACATAGAGTTTTCTGATAGAGAACTGCCTGAAGGTTTACAATGGTCTGAGAGGATAAATTAA
- a CDS encoding CocE/NonD family hydrolase, giving the protein MKIHISILFIFFFILGSAQSTDQKDTFVKDNFTKKEFYIPMRDGVKLFTAVYVPKDISNKNKYPFLMQRTCYSIAPYGENEYRTKLGPNKYLMNDKYIFVFQDVRGRYMSEGTFTNMTPQVDRKTKKDVDESTDTYDTIEWLLKNVKDNNGKAGQYGTSYPGFYTAAGILAQHPALVASSPQAPISDFWNDDFLHNGRFMLGYFRTFPVFGIQKTKPENKAWYMDTFVKQTSEDGLKFYRDMGTLKDGYEKYYKNNFFMTEIMNHPNYDEFWQKRSLLPHLKNVNHAVMTVGGWFDAEDLSGPLNIYKTIEKTSPKAKNTIVMGPFSHGAWAQEQGKHFHNQIYFGDSIATYYQKNIETKFFNHYLKGNTKEDAGLPEALMYDTGSKEWREFASYPPKNARKVNFYLTDGTLKNSAGQGSSEYYSDPNNPVLSSDNLKDFNGFTPKNYMSEDQRFAVGRPDVLTFTTDVLTEDMSFAGEIMAKLNISSTSTDADFAVKLIDVYPEDFKPKEKKDGVIYPNYHQMVRSEIMPARFRNSREKGEALVPNQKTAVNFKLQDVMHTFKKGHRIQIQISSTWWPLFAINPQKFMENPNFATKEDYTKAFIKVYNDSSIEAEVLK; this is encoded by the coding sequence ATGAAGATCCATATTTCAATTTTATTTATTTTCTTTTTTATCCTTGGCAGTGCTCAGAGTACAGATCAGAAGGATACTTTCGTAAAAGATAATTTTACCAAGAAGGAATTCTATATCCCAATGCGTGACGGGGTAAAGCTTTTCACAGCGGTATATGTTCCGAAAGATATTTCGAACAAAAACAAATATCCTTTCCTGATGCAGAGAACCTGTTACAGCATTGCTCCTTATGGTGAAAATGAGTACAGAACGAAACTGGGACCTAACAAGTACCTGATGAATGACAAATATATTTTTGTATTTCAGGATGTGCGCGGAAGATATATGAGTGAGGGTACTTTCACTAATATGACGCCTCAGGTAGACCGTAAAACAAAGAAAGATGTAGATGAAAGTACGGATACTTATGACACAATAGAATGGCTTTTGAAAAACGTAAAAGACAATAACGGTAAGGCCGGACAGTACGGAACTTCCTATCCCGGATTTTATACTGCTGCAGGAATACTGGCACAGCACCCTGCGTTGGTGGCTTCATCTCCTCAGGCTCCTATCTCTGATTTCTGGAATGATGATTTCCTTCATAACGGCAGATTTATGCTGGGATATTTCAGAACTTTCCCTGTTTTTGGGATTCAGAAGACAAAGCCTGAAAACAAAGCCTGGTATATGGATACTTTTGTAAAACAGACTTCAGAAGATGGCTTAAAGTTCTACAGAGATATGGGAACTTTAAAGGATGGCTACGAAAAATATTACAAAAATAATTTCTTCATGACGGAGATTATGAATCATCCTAATTATGATGAGTTCTGGCAAAAGAGAAGTCTTCTTCCTCATTTAAAGAATGTAAACCATGCGGTCATGACTGTTGGAGGCTGGTTTGATGCAGAAGATCTTTCAGGACCGTTAAATATTTACAAAACCATCGAAAAGACAAGCCCGAAAGCTAAAAACACCATTGTGATGGGGCCTTTCTCTCATGGCGCCTGGGCACAGGAGCAAGGGAAACATTTTCATAATCAGATCTATTTTGGAGACAGCATTGCAACGTATTACCAAAAAAATATTGAAACCAAGTTCTTTAATCATTATTTAAAAGGAAATACAAAAGAAGATGCCGGACTTCCGGAAGCGTTGATGTATGATACGGGATCTAAAGAATGGAGAGAATTTGCTTCTTATCCTCCAAAAAATGCCCGGAAAGTTAATTTCTATTTAACGGACGGAACATTGAAAAACTCAGCGGGACAAGGTTCTTCAGAATACTACAGTGATCCTAACAATCCTGTTTTAAGTTCTGACAATCTGAAAGATTTCAATGGTTTCACCCCTAAAAACTATATGTCGGAAGACCAGAGATTTGCAGTCGGAAGACCTGATGTTTTGACATTTACTACAGATGTTTTAACGGAAGATATGAGTTTCGCAGGTGAGATTATGGCTAAACTGAATATCTCTTCCACTTCTACTGATGCAGACTTCGCTGTAAAACTGATTGATGTGTATCCTGAAGATTTTAAGCCTAAGGAAAAGAAAGACGGTGTGATCTATCCTAACTACCACCAGATGGTAAGAAGTGAAATTATGCCTGCAAGATTCAGAAATTCGAGAGAAAAAGGGGAAGCCTTGGTTCCTAACCAAAAAACAGCCGTGAATTTCAAACTTCAGGATGTAATGCATACGTTCAAGAAAGGACACAGAATTCAGATCCAGATCAGCAGCACATGGTGGCCGCTTTTTGCAATCAATCCTCAGAAATTCATGGAGAACCCGAATTTTGCAACAAAAGAAGACTACACGAAAGCTTTTATTAAAGTCTATAATGACAGTTCTATTGAAGCTGAAGTTCTAAAATAA
- a CDS encoding dicarboxylate/amino acid:cation symporter, which translates to MKGQNKLFVAIIVALILGVGIGGLVHVQYPESAGPFSKNIKLLGTVFIRLVQMIIAPLVFTTLVVGIAKMSDIKMIGRVGTKAMLWFITASLVSLFIGLILVNWLEPGHVTKLPIQDAAAAEDLLKSSKSFSLEDFVKHMIPKSLFEAFATNEVLQIVVFSIMFGVALANLGEEYSKPVVKLFDIIAHAILKMVGYIMWFAPLGVLGSIAAVVAVNGFEIFKVYAIYLRDFFFALAVLWVVLLLVGYIILGNRLFELLRRIKAPLLIAFSTTSSEAVFPKLVEELEKFGCNNRVVSFILPLGYSFNLDGSMMYMTFASIFIAQIYGIEMSLGQQITMLLVLMLTSKGIAGVPRASLVIIVATCSMFGIPPEGIALILPIDHFCDMGRSMTNVLGNALATSAVSKWEGQLENTPQKV; encoded by the coding sequence ATGAAAGGACAAAATAAACTTTTTGTAGCCATTATCGTTGCGCTTATCCTGGGAGTAGGAATCGGAGGCCTGGTACACGTACAGTATCCTGAAAGTGCAGGACCCTTTTCCAAAAACATTAAACTGCTGGGAACTGTTTTTATCAGACTCGTACAGATGATTATCGCACCGCTGGTTTTTACGACGCTTGTCGTGGGAATTGCCAAAATGAGCGATATCAAAATGATCGGGAGGGTAGGAACAAAAGCCATGTTATGGTTTATTACCGCTTCTCTGGTTTCGCTTTTTATAGGGCTGATACTTGTAAACTGGCTTGAGCCCGGGCATGTGACCAAACTGCCGATCCAGGATGCTGCGGCGGCGGAAGATCTTCTGAAAAGCAGTAAAAGTTTTTCTCTGGAAGACTTTGTAAAACACATGATCCCTAAAAGTTTATTTGAAGCTTTTGCCACCAATGAGGTTCTTCAGATTGTGGTTTTTTCCATTATGTTTGGAGTAGCTCTTGCTAATTTAGGAGAAGAATACTCAAAACCGGTTGTCAAACTTTTCGACATCATTGCCCATGCTATCCTTAAAATGGTAGGCTATATCATGTGGTTTGCCCCGTTGGGCGTTTTAGGATCTATTGCTGCGGTAGTGGCCGTGAATGGATTCGAAATATTTAAAGTCTATGCGATTTATCTGAGAGACTTTTTCTTCGCATTAGCCGTTCTTTGGGTGGTGCTCCTATTGGTAGGTTATATCATCTTAGGAAACCGTCTTTTCGAATTGCTTAGAAGAATTAAAGCACCATTGCTGATCGCTTTCTCTACAACAAGTTCAGAAGCGGTTTTCCCGAAGCTGGTGGAAGAACTTGAAAAATTCGGATGTAATAATAGAGTCGTATCTTTTATACTGCCTTTAGGATATTCATTTAATCTGGACGGAAGTATGATGTATATGACATTCGCTTCCATCTTTATAGCTCAAATTTACGGTATTGAAATGTCATTGGGTCAGCAGATCACAATGCTTTTAGTATTAATGCTGACCTCAAAAGGTATTGCCGGAGTTCCAAGAGCTTCTCTGGTGATCATTGTAGCAACCTGTTCCATGTTTGGAATTCCACCAGAAGGTATTGCTTTGATCCTGCCGATTGACCATTTCTGTGATATGGGAAGAAGTATGACAAATGTATTAGGAAATGCATTGGCAACTTCTGCCGTTTCCAAATGGGAAGGCCAGCTTGAAAACACACCTCAGAAGGTTTAA
- a CDS encoding TonB-dependent receptor yields MKKVLWMLLLTFNSMVLYAQNLHIDGKVSDFDKKPVENATIYLLKEKDSSIINYTATNKEGKFSLKTDALNEPSILKINAEKLSDYSKKLEKISQSLSLGDIELEKNNVQNIEEIKISVSPIKIRKDTIEFNVSAIKVRPDSKVEELLKQIPGVEISNDGKITANGKDVDQIMVNGKPFFDKDGKIALQSLPADIIKSIQLTTTKTKEEELSGKPPKSQNATINFTIDEKKNKGFLSRATLGYGSDKRYEGSGLISYFKGDTKVSILASSNNINSKSVSADEVFDNMGSVRNSGAQSSSSGIQKTTTYGLNYNDKFGTDIDLDNLSLKHTNSEMETRSKVSRTTLLPDYTLKTNSESNGENESKQYSFNSSARIKLDSLTNIYISPSFSRSESMNSGTSKSLTLRDDRLLNESGSSSHTNEENNSFNPNVYFSKNFKKRGRLMSATINSTISESKRNQINQSQNTFYQESGTTSDNRDQLQKNQTQNNDYSFSAGYTEPVSDSATISLELQYSSKLSRDLRDVSDFDAATGQYSTYNTVLSNSMDQKINQVSPELSFFLSKKKYNTWSNVSLDISDMKVNSVFKGQRYDLQKNFVLPRYTFFFQYVLSDRKRLTLSNSSSFNIPNAEQLIPYQDESNPLITYTGNPDLKNTWTSSSNVSFNNFNIIKNFSYYINAGFTYRNNDVINYTKYDSSGKQIVTYDNVSGNKNINFSTGLSKTFKWKDNKLTISPRFSMNYTYNNGFINGQLFKSNSYSFNQGLNLNYEIKDKMTIKPSYRLGYNFSKYTNYSIDNVNTANQALKLELTNYLFNSRLVFGNDFEYNTNSNIAPGFKKDFYFWNTSLGYSFFKKQFTAKMKIYDILNQNQSVRRTISNSYIEDREDLILKRYIMFSLSMKLNSFGGKKKKM; encoded by the coding sequence ATGAAGAAAGTTTTATGGATGCTGTTATTGACATTCAATAGTATGGTCCTGTATGCGCAGAATTTACATATTGACGGAAAGGTATCTGATTTTGATAAAAAACCTGTGGAAAACGCCACTATTTATCTCCTTAAAGAAAAAGATTCATCCATTATCAATTATACCGCTACGAACAAAGAGGGTAAATTTTCCCTGAAAACAGATGCTCTGAATGAACCTTCCATTTTAAAGATCAATGCTGAAAAGCTGTCTGACTATTCTAAAAAGCTGGAAAAGATCAGTCAGTCCCTTTCTTTGGGAGATATAGAACTGGAAAAGAATAATGTTCAAAACATCGAAGAAATAAAAATTTCTGTATCCCCGATAAAGATCAGGAAAGACACCATAGAGTTTAATGTTTCTGCCATTAAAGTACGTCCTGACAGTAAAGTGGAAGAGCTTCTGAAGCAAATTCCCGGGGTAGAGATCAGCAATGACGGAAAAATAACGGCCAACGGAAAAGATGTGGATCAGATCATGGTCAATGGAAAGCCTTTTTTTGATAAAGACGGAAAAATAGCGCTGCAAAGTCTTCCGGCAGACATTATTAAAAGTATCCAGCTTACCACTACCAAAACAAAAGAAGAAGAGCTCAGCGGAAAACCTCCAAAATCTCAAAATGCAACCATTAATTTCACCATTGATGAAAAGAAAAACAAGGGATTTCTTTCAAGGGCAACTCTTGGTTATGGCTCAGATAAGCGGTATGAAGGAAGCGGACTTATAAGTTATTTTAAAGGAGATACTAAAGTCAGTATTCTGGCTTCTTCCAATAATATTAATTCAAAAAGTGTTTCTGCTGATGAGGTTTTTGACAATATGGGAAGTGTCAGGAATTCCGGAGCGCAAAGCAGCAGTAGCGGAATTCAGAAAACAACAACGTATGGACTTAATTATAACGACAAATTTGGAACTGATATCGATCTGGATAATCTGAGCTTAAAGCACACCAATTCTGAGATGGAAACCCGTTCCAAGGTTTCCAGAACGACACTCCTTCCCGACTACACGCTGAAAACGAATTCTGAAAGTAATGGTGAAAATGAGTCTAAGCAATATAGTTTTAACAGTTCTGCCCGGATAAAGCTGGATTCTCTGACCAATATTTATATCTCTCCATCTTTTTCAAGATCAGAAAGCATGAATTCCGGCACATCAAAATCTTTAACTTTAAGGGATGACAGGCTTCTTAATGAAAGTGGATCTTCAAGTCATACGAATGAAGAAAATAATTCTTTTAATCCCAATGTTTATTTTTCTAAAAATTTCAAGAAAAGAGGACGTCTGATGTCTGCTACGATCAACAGTACCATTTCGGAGTCCAAACGCAATCAGATCAATCAGTCTCAAAATACATTTTACCAGGAGTCCGGTACAACTTCTGACAACAGGGATCAGCTACAAAAGAATCAAACCCAGAACAACGATTACAGTTTCAGTGCCGGGTATACAGAACCGGTCTCAGATTCTGCCACGATCAGCCTTGAACTGCAATACAGTTCAAAATTATCCAGGGATTTGAGAGATGTGAGCGATTTTGATGCTGCTACAGGACAGTATTCCACGTACAATACCGTTCTATCCAACAGCATGGATCAAAAAATTAATCAGGTTTCTCCTGAGCTTTCTTTCTTTCTCTCCAAAAAGAAATATAATACCTGGAGCAACGTAAGTCTTGATATTTCAGATATGAAGGTAAATTCTGTTTTTAAGGGACAGCGGTATGACCTTCAGAAAAATTTTGTCCTTCCAAGATATACCTTCTTTTTTCAGTATGTCCTTTCAGACCGGAAAAGATTGACCCTGTCTAATTCTTCCTCATTCAATATCCCTAATGCAGAACAGTTAATCCCTTATCAGGATGAGTCGAATCCTCTGATCACCTATACCGGAAATCCTGATCTAAAGAATACATGGACCAGCAGCAGTAATGTTTCTTTTAACAATTTTAATATCATAAAAAATTTCAGCTACTACATCAATGCAGGCTTTACCTACAGAAATAATGATGTGATCAATTATACCAAATATGACAGCTCCGGAAAACAGATTGTCACCTATGACAATGTAAGCGGAAATAAAAATATCAATTTCAGCACAGGTTTAAGCAAGACTTTTAAATGGAAGGATAACAAACTTACCATCAGCCCAAGGTTCAGTATGAATTATACTTACAATAATGGTTTTATCAATGGACAGCTTTTCAAAAGTAATTCATACAGTTTCAATCAGGGGCTTAATCTTAATTATGAAATTAAGGATAAGATGACGATAAAACCTTCGTACAGACTTGGCTATAATTTTTCAAAATACACGAATTACAGCATTGACAATGTCAATACAGCGAATCAGGCTCTGAAATTAGAGCTTACCAATTATCTTTTTAACAGCAGGCTGGTTTTCGGGAATGATTTTGAATACAATACGAACTCCAATATTGCCCCTGGCTTCAAAAAAGATTTTTATTTCTGGAACACGAGTTTAGGGTATTCATTCTTTAAAAAGCAGTTTACTGCAAAAATGAAAATCTATGATATTCTGAATCAAAACCAAAGTGTGAGAAGAACGATCTCGAATTCATATATTGAAGACCGTGAAGATCTTATCCTGAAACGCTATATCATGTTCTCTCTAAGTATGAAACTGAACAGTTTTGGAGGGAAGAAGAAAAAGATGTAG